CGAAGGCATGGTCGTCCCTTCTTAGCTCCTTTGATCGATCCCTTCCACCAGGATGAGGCAGAAAGTTTTAGCTTATTAGTTAGCTTATAAGATGGATGCTCTCCGGGGGAAGGCAAACCTGGCACCACTGGCCTATGGCCAAGTGGTATTTTTCGCTGGCGTGCCTAGGGATCAACATCTCCAGGTCATAGCTACCTCCCGAGCATTGAAGGAACACCCGGTACAAGGCCCCCTCCGGCAAACATTCCACTATCCGGGCGCGCAAGGTATTGGGTTTGGGCGCCTCGGGGTTGGATTTCCTCTCCGGTAGAAGCAAAATGTCCTCGGGGCGGATGCCAAAGCAGACTTCCCGACCCGGAGGAAGCTCAGCATAGGGGAGTTCCACCGTAAATTTTTCTCCCCGGACCTTCAGCCCTATCTGGGGATGGGCACTGAGTACCTGACCGTCAAAAATATTCTTCATGCCCACAAAGCGGGCCACCTGCCGGTTGTTGGGCCGGTAGAACACTTCCTCCCGGCTTCCCACCTGCAGGACTCGGCCATCGACTACCACCGCCACCCGGTCGCCCAACATAAAAGCTTCCTCTAAAGAATGGGTAACCATCAAGGTGGGAACCTGGAACTGGCGGCGCACCCGCACCAAATCCATCCTCAGCTTGTTGGCGATGATATTATCTAGGGCGCTTAAAGGCTCATCCAGAAGCAGCACCCGGGGCTCAATGATGAGGGCTCGGGCCAAGGCCACCCGTTGGGCCTGGCCCCCGGAGAGCTGATCTACCGAACGGTGTTCTAGCCCTTCCAGGCGCAAGAGCTGGAGCAGCTCCCTTACTTTCCCTTCCGCTTGTCTCCGCCCCTGGCGGCTGAGTCCGTAG
This window of the Clostridia bacterium genome carries:
- a CDS encoding ABC transporter ATP-binding protein, which produces MLKLEVEKRLGSFRLKANLEVGNELLVLMGPSGAGKSTILNLVAGLLTPDAGRIVCDDQVFFADEPDPVMLPVHRRRVGYVFQKPALFPHLDVFGNIVYGLSRQGRRQAEGKVRELLQLLRLEGLEHRSVDQLSGGQAQRVALARALIIEPRVLLLDEPLSALDNIIANKLRMDLVRVRRQFQVPTLMVTHSLEEAFMLGDRVAVVVDGRVLQVGSREEVFYRPNNRQVARFVGMKNIFDGQVLSAHPQIGLKVRGEKFTVELPYAELPPGREVCFGIRPEDILLLPERKSNPEAPKPNTLRARIVECLPEGALYRVFLQCSGGSYDLEMLIPRHASEKYHLAIGQWCQVCLPPESIHLIS